The following coding sequences are from one Schizosaccharomyces osmophilus chromosome 1, complete sequence window:
- the rbd1 gene encoding mitochondrial rhomboid protease encodes MNSSFSQKLFRTFGQKRFYYRPWIRIENVRPTPLWKPLTFAVGTGSATFYVAQYLDKQKKPSAWNSRSLIDRRSNRSVIYSIIGINVGIFALWRIPAFHRALEKYAVMNPTFVNLPSIIVSAFSHQSGWHLLFNMMAFYSFAPAILDVFGKNQFLAFYTSSILFSNLASLLHNRLRYGVKAHPGSLGASGAIYAIAAATAYFFPNASVSIIFLPFIPIKIGVALLGLMAFDTWGLVSKRFAQYTFFDHAAHLGGGVFGWLYAKYGYSAYNRSVHPRPPPSSKPSFSKVISF; translated from the coding sequence atgaattcttctttttctcaGAAACTTTTTCGGACCTTTGGGCAAAAACGATTTTACTACAGGCCTTGGATAAGGATAGAAAATGTTCGACCGACGCCCTTGTGGAAACCACTTACATTTGCAGTTGGAACAGGATCAGCTACCTTTTATGTAGCGCAATACTTggataaacaaaaaaagcctAGCGCCTGGAATTCTCGAAGCCTTATTGATCGCAGGTCGAACCGAAGTGTCATTTATTCGATTATAGGTATAAATGTGGGTATATTCGCTTTATGGAGAATCCCTGCATTTCACAGAGCCCTTGAAAAATACGCTGTAATGAATCCCACTTTTGTAAACTTACCCTCTATTATTGTATCCGCATTCAGCCATCAATCTGGTTGGCATTTACTTTTCAATATGATGgccttttattcttttgctcCAGCGATCCTTGAtgtatttggaaaaaatcaGTTTTTAGCGTTCTATACTTCATCCATATTGTTCTCTAACCTAGCTTCATTGCTCCATAACCGTCTGCGCTATGGTGTCAAGGCCCATCCAGGATCCCTGGGTGCTAGTGGAGCCATATATGCCATTGCTGCTGCTACAGCGTATTTTTTCCCAAACGCATCCGTCTCCATCATTTTCCTACCCTTTATTCCCATCAAAATTGGGGTAGCACTATTGGGTCTAATGGCTTTTGACACGTGGGGTCTTGTTTCTAAACGATTTGCCCAGTACACCTTTTTCGATCATGCAGCTCATTTGGGAGGAGGTGTTTTTGGCTGGCTGTACGCAAAGTATGGTTACTCTGCTTACAATCGCTCGGTCCACCCTCGCCCACCCCCTTCCTCTAAACCTTCCTTTTCTAAAGTTATATCCTTTTAA